The Microterricola viridarii genome segment GCTGTTCGGCGTGCCCAGCCGGCGCGACGCGACCGGCAGCGGCGCCACCGACCCGGAGGGCATCCTCAACCGCGCCACCCGGGTGGTCGCGGCCGAGGTCGGCGACGCCCTCGTCGTGCAGACCGACCTGTGCCTCGACGAGTTCACCGACCATGGCCACTGTGGCGTGCTGGACGCGCTCGGCCGGGTCGACAACGACGCGACGCTCGAGCGCTACCGCGAGATGGCCCTGGTGCAGGCTGCATCAGGCTCGGCACTGCTCGGGCTCTCCGGCATGATGGACGGCCAAGTGGCCGCCGTGCGCGAGACGCTCGACAGCGCCGGATTCATCGACACCGCCGTCCTCGCCTACTCGGCCAAGTACGCCTCGGCGTTCTACGGGCCCTTCCGTGACGCCGTCGAGTCGACGCTGGACGGCGACCGCCGCAGCTACCAGCTCGACCCGGGCAACCGCCGCGAGGGCCTGCGCGAGGCCATGATCGACATCGAGGAGGGCGCGGACGTCGTCATGGTGAAGCCGGCGGGCAGCTACCTCGACGTGCTCGCCGACGTCGCCGCCGCCAGTGATATTCCTGTTTGGGCATATCAGGTGTCCGGCGAGTATTCCATGATCGAGGCCGCCGCAATGCACGGCTGGATCGACCGCAAGCGCGCCGTGCACGAATCGGTGCTCGGCATTCACCGAGCCGGCGCCGATGTCGTGCTCAGCTACTGGGCCACCGAGCTTGCCGGCTGGCTGAACGATGGAGATTTCGCATGACCAGCAACGAAAACCTGTTCGAGCGCGCCCAGGCCGCCATCCCCGGCGGCGTGAACTCGCCGGTGCGGGCGTTCCGCTCGGTTGGTGGCACCCCGCTGTTCCTGGTCAAGGCCTCCGGCGCCTACGTCACCGACTCGGCCGGCCGCGAGTATGTCGACCTCGTCGCAAGCTGGGGCCCGGCCATCCTCGGCCACGCCCACCCCCGCGTGGTCAAGGTGGTGCAGGACGCCGCCGCCCGCGGCCTCTCCTTCGGCGCCAGTACCCCGGCAGAGACCGAGCTGGCCGAGCTGATCGCCGAGCGCGTCGCGCCCGTCGAGAAGGTGCGCCTGGTCTCGACCGGCACGGAGGCCACCATGACGGCCATCCGCCTCGCCCGCGGTTTCACCGGGCGGGAGCTGCTGGTGAAGTTCGCCGGCCACTACCATGGCCATTCCGACGGCCTGCTGGCCGCCGCCGGCTCCGGCCTCGCCACGCTCGCGCTGCCCGGCTCCGCCGGCGTGACGGCAGCGACAGCCGGGCAGACGCTCGTGCTGCCCTACAACGACCTCGACGCGGTGCGCGCAGCCTTCGCCGAGCACGGCGACAACATCGCGGCCGTGATCACCGAAGCAGCCGCCGCGAACATGGGCGTCGTCGCGCCGGATCCCGGCTTCAACGCTGCCCTCGCAGACATCGTGCACGCCCACGGCGCGCTGTTGATCATGGACGAGGTGCTCACCGGGTTCCGCGTCAGCAGCGCCGGCTACTGGGGCCTGGAGAACGCCTACTCCCAGAGCTACGCGCCAGACCTGTTCACCTTCGGCAAGGTCATCGGCGGCGGGCTCCCCGTCGCCGCGCTCGGCGGCCGCGCCGAGGTGATGGACCACCTCGCCCCGCTCGGCCCCGTCTACCAGGCCGGAACGCTCTCGGGCAATCCGGTCGCTGTGGCCGCCGGCCTGGAGACGCTGCGCCTGGC includes the following:
- the hemB gene encoding porphobilinogen synthase, which produces MTATPRIRPRRLRTTSGIRRLAAETRIHPAQLVLPLFVREEGGPMPIASMPGVVQHSLDSVKGAVQDAAAAGIGGVMLFGVPSRRDATGSGATDPEGILNRATRVVAAEVGDALVVQTDLCLDEFTDHGHCGVLDALGRVDNDATLERYREMALVQAASGSALLGLSGMMDGQVAAVRETLDSAGFIDTAVLAYSAKYASAFYGPFRDAVESTLDGDRRSYQLDPGNRREGLREAMIDIEEGADVVMVKPAGSYLDVLADVAAASDIPVWAYQVSGEYSMIEAAAMHGWIDRKRAVHESVLGIHRAGADVVLSYWATELAGWLNDGDFA
- the hemL gene encoding glutamate-1-semialdehyde 2,1-aminomutase — encoded protein: MTSNENLFERAQAAIPGGVNSPVRAFRSVGGTPLFLVKASGAYVTDSAGREYVDLVASWGPAILGHAHPRVVKVVQDAAARGLSFGASTPAETELAELIAERVAPVEKVRLVSTGTEATMTAIRLARGFTGRELLVKFAGHYHGHSDGLLAAAGSGLATLALPGSAGVTAATAGQTLVLPYNDLDAVRAAFAEHGDNIAAVITEAAAANMGVVAPDPGFNAALADIVHAHGALLIMDEVLTGFRVSSAGYWGLENAYSQSYAPDLFTFGKVIGGGLPVAALGGRAEVMDHLAPLGPVYQAGTLSGNPVAVAAGLETLRLADESVYATLDASALLISEAVSAALSAEGVAHHVQRAGNLFSFVFGEHLAGGARNYDQVLSQEAYRYPAFFQSMLAAGVSLPPSVFEAWFVTAAHDDRAITRILDALPEAAKAAAAAQPE